TGAAAAGAAATCTATAAAATTTATTTATCCTAATGAAAATTTAAAAATCACTATTCCAAAAGATTTTGATGGAGAAAAAGAATTAATTATAAAAATTGCTAATATAAAAAATCAAAAAATTTATTGGTATTTTGATAAAAATTATATTGGATTGGATAACTCAAGAGAAAAAAGATTTAAAGTAAAAGTAGGAAAACATCAAATTGTAATTGTTAGTGAAAATGGAGAAATTGAAAAAGTTAATTTTGAAGTTATAAAAAAATAAATTATCAATATTGACAACCTAAATCCTTTATGATATTATTCTAATTGATTAAACCATCTTTTTAAGATGGATTGTGGATTTTAGGTACTGATACTTTTCGCCACAGAGTTATTTTTAATAATTCTGTGGTTTTTTTATTAATTATTTTAAAGGAGTTTATATGAATCAAAATTTTATGAAAGAAAGGGCTATTCTCCCTTTAATATTATCTATGTCACTTCCTATGATGTTTTCTATGATGATGGCTTCTCTTTATAATATTGTAGACAGTTATTTCGTAGCCAAAATTAGTGAAAATGCTATGACAGCTTTATCTCTAGTTTTTCCTATTCAAAATCTTGTAAATGCTATTACAATAGGTTTTGCTATTGGTATTAATGCTATTATTGCTTATCATTTAGGAGCAAAAGAGGAGAAAAAGGCTAATATTGGAGCTACACAAGGTTTATTTTTTAATGGAATTCATGGAATTTTATTAACAATTATTTGTATTTTAATTATGCCATCTTTTTTAAAAATGTTTACTTCCGATTCTGAAACTATTAATCTTGGAATTAGATATTCTAATATTGTTTTTAGTTTTTCTTTAATAATCAGTCTTGGAATGACTTTTGAAAAAATTTTTCAATCAATGGGAAAAATGTTAATTACAATGATTTGTATGTTGAGTGGTTGTATAACAAATATTATTTTAGACCCTATAATGATATTTGGTTGGGGTATTTTTCCGAAAATGGGAATTGAGGGGGCTGCTCTTGCTACTGGTATTGGTCAAACTTTCAGTCTTCTTCTATATATTCTTTTTTATTATACAAAACCTATCCAAGTAAAAATAAGCCCAAAATATTTAATTCTTAAAGATAAAACTTTTATAAAATTATATTCTATAGGTATTCCAGCTGGACTTAATATAGCTTTACCATCTCTTTTAATCTCTGTATTAAATGGAATTCTAGCTACTTATTCACAAATTTATGTAGTAATTCTTGGAGCTTATTATAAATTACAAAGTTTTCTTTATCTTCCAGCTAATGGTATAGTTCAAGGTATGCGTCCTTTAATAGGATTTAACTATGGAGCCAGAGAATATGAAAGAGTTAAAAAAATATATAATTTTTCTTTGTATTTTGCAATTTTAATTATGGTTTTAGGAACTATTTTATGTTGGAGTATTCCTGAAATATTAATAGGAATGTTTACTACAAATAATAATACTATTTTAGCTGGAACTATTGCTTTAAAAATAATAAGTATTGGTTTTATAATTTCAGCAGTTTCTGTAATTTCATCTGGAGCTTTAGAAGGAATAGGAATGGGAGGTCCATCACTTATAATTTCTCTTCTTAGATATGTTTTATTAATAATCCCAATAGCTTTTATATTAAGTCGTTTTATGGAAGCTATTGGAGTTTGGCATTCTTTCTGGATAACTGAATTTTTATCTGCCATAATTTCTCATATTTTATATGTAAAAATTATCTTAAAAAAATAATAATAAATCTTTAAAAACTATTAATAATTATTTTGTTATAAAAATAAAACTTATTTCTACA
The DNA window shown above is from Fusobacterium perfoetens ATCC 29250 and carries:
- a CDS encoding MATE family efflux transporter, producing the protein MNQNFMKERAILPLILSMSLPMMFSMMMASLYNIVDSYFVAKISENAMTALSLVFPIQNLVNAITIGFAIGINAIIAYHLGAKEEKKANIGATQGLFFNGIHGILLTIICILIMPSFLKMFTSDSETINLGIRYSNIVFSFSLIISLGMTFEKIFQSMGKMLITMICMLSGCITNIILDPIMIFGWGIFPKMGIEGAALATGIGQTFSLLLYILFYYTKPIQVKISPKYLILKDKTFIKLYSIGIPAGLNIALPSLLISVLNGILATYSQIYVVILGAYYKLQSFLYLPANGIVQGMRPLIGFNYGAREYERVKKIYNFSLYFAILIMVLGTILCWSIPEILIGMFTTNNNTILAGTIALKIISIGFIISAVSVISSGALEGIGMGGPSLIISLLRYVLLIIPIAFILSRFMEAIGVWHSFWITEFLSAIISHILYVKIILKK